A DNA window from Camelina sativa cultivar DH55 chromosome 13, Cs, whole genome shotgun sequence contains the following coding sequences:
- the LOC104735130 gene encoding glutamate receptor 2.5-like isoform X2 — MSLSEFYNTHDSFKTRIVLNIRDSKQTVVGAAASALYLIKKREVVAIIGPGTSMQAPFLINLGNQTKVPIISFSATSPLLDSLRSPYFIRATHDDSSQVHAISAIIESFRWREVVPIYADNEFGEGILPYLVDAFQEINVRIRYRSAISLHFSDDQIKKELYKLMTMPTRVFIVHMLPDLGSRLFAIAKEIGMMNKGYVWIVTNGIADLMSVMGESSLENMHGVLGVKTYFAGSKELMYLEARWQKRFGREELNNFACWAYDAATALMSVEEISNVNMSFNKTKTNTSREDIGTDLDDLGVSLSGPKLLQALSTVTFKGVAGRFQLKTGKLEPKTFKIINIEETGERTVGFWKSKVGLLKSLQVDQKAHSSRRLRPIIWPGDTTFVPKGWEFPTNAKKLRIAVPKKDGFNNFVKVTKDENTNVPVVTGFCIDVFDMVMRQMPYAVSYEYIPFETPDGKPRGSYDEMVHNVFLGVFDGAVGDTTILANRSHYVDFALPYSETGVVFVVPVKDGKQKGEWVFLKPLTMELWLITAASFIYIGIMVWIFEFQADEDFKKQRIIDKISNVFYFSFSTLFFAHRRPSESFFTRVLVVVWCFVLLILTQSYTATLTSMLTVQELRPTVRHMDDLRKSGVNIGYQTGSFTFERLKQMRFDESRLKTYNSPEEMRELFLNKSSNGGIDAAFDEVAYIKLFMAKYCSEYSIIEPTFKADGFGFAFPLGSPLVSDISRQILNLTEGETMRAIENKWFLGEKHCLDSTTSDSPIQLDHHSFEALFLIVFVVSIILLLLMLASRRYQERQRKVSPNLPNDQANAAQEVHVEGNVGDHIVEVDSALVRRKKLTSKTMPFRRAATLSRLKSA; from the exons ATGTCTCTGTCGGAATTCTATAATACTCATGATAGCTTCAAGACAAGGATTGTCCTCAACATCCGAGACTCAAAACAAACTGTTGTTGGTGCTGCCGCTTCAG CTTTATACTTGATAAAGAAGAGGGAAGTGGTGGCCATTATAGGACCAGGGACATCAATGCAAGCTCCTTTTTTAATCAACCTAGGAAATCAAACTAAAGTTCCAATCATTTCATTCTCTGCAACAAGCCCTCTTCTTGATTCCCTCCGTAGTCCATATTTCATTAGAGCCACACACGACGATTCGTCTCAAGTCCATGCTATTAGTGCCATCATAGAGTCATTTAGATGGAGAGAAGTTGTACCTATCTACGCGGACAATGAGTTCGGAGAAGGTATTCTTCCTTACTTAGTCGACGCTTTTCAAGAGATTAACGTTCGTATCCGATACCGAAGTGCCATCTCATTACATTTCTCTGATGATCAAATCAAGAAAGAGCTTTACAAACTAATGACCATGCCCACTAGGGTGTTTATCGTGCACATGCTACCTGATCTCGGATCAAGGCTTTTTGCGATAGCCAAAGAGATTGGTATGATGAATAAAGGATATGTATGGATTGTTACCAATGGAATAGCTGATCTCATGAGTGTAATGGGAGAATCAAGCTTGGAGAATATGCATGGTGTCTTGGGCGTCAAGACATATTTTGCAGGGTCAAAAGAGCTAATGTATCTTGAAGCTCGTTGGCAAAAAAGATTTGGAAGAGAAGAGCtaaacaattttgcatgttggGCTTATGATGCAGCCACAGCACTAATGTCCGTTGAAGAAATCAGTAACGTAAACATGAGTTTCAATAAGACCAAAACAAACACTTCTAGAGAAGATATAGGCACTGATCTTGATGATCTCGGCGTGTCTCTCTCTGGTCCCAAGCTTCTTCAAGCGTTGTCAACAGTCACTTTCAAAGGTGTTGCTGGGAGATTTCAACTAAAGACCGGAAAGCTAGAGCCAAAGACTTTCAAGATAATCAATATAGAGGAAACTGGAGAAAGAACTGTTGGCTTTTGGAAATCAAAAGTAGGATTGTTGAAGAGCCTACAAGTGGATCAAAAAGCACACAGCTCGCGTCGCCTTAGACCTATTATATGGCCTGGGGACACTACTTTTGTGCCTAAAGGATGGGAATTCCCAACAAACGCAAAGAAGTTGAGAATAGCAGTTCCAAAGAAGGATGGTTTCAACAATTTTGTCAAGGTAACAAAGGATGAAAACACTAATGTACCAGTGGTCACTGGGTTTTGCATAGATGTTTTCGACATGGTGATGAGACAAATGCCATATGCTGTCTCCTATGAGTACATACCCTTTGAAACTCCTGATGGAAAACCTCGTGGGAGTTACGATGAAATGGTTCATAATGTGTTTCTTGGG GTGTTTGATGGAGCTGTAGGTGATACAACAATCCTGGCTAATCGATCGCATTATGTCGATTTCGCTTTGCCGTATTCGGAGACTGGTGTTGTATTTGTGGTACCGGTCAAGGATGGGAAACAAAAAGGAGAATGGGTCTTTTTGAAGCCTTTAACAATGGAGCTCTGGTTGATCACTGCTGCTTCTTTCATCTACATTGGAATCATGGTTTGGATTTTTGAGTTCCAAGCAGATGAGGActtcaagaaacagaggataatTGATAAAATATCTAATGTGTTCTACTTCTCATTTTCCACTCTCTTTTTCGCACACA GGAGGCCATCAGAGAGCTTTTTCACAAGGGTTCTTGTTGTGGTTTGGTGCTTTGTGTTGCTAATTCTAACTCAGAGCTACACAGCAACACTGACATCTATGCTGACGGTTCAAGAGCTTCGACCAACAGTGAGACACATGGATGACCTGAGGAAAAGCGGAGTAAACATTGGATATCAGACTGGTTCTTTTACATTCGAAAGGCTGAAACAAATGCGTTTCGATGAATCTAGGTTGAAGACGTATAATTCTCCTGAAGAAATGCGTGAACTCTTTCTTAACAAGAGCAGCAACGGCGGGATTGATGCTGCGTTTGATGAAGTTGCTTATATCAAGCTTTTCATGGCTAAATACTGCTCAGAGTATTCCATTATCGAGCCTACATTTAAGGCTGATGGCTTTGGTTTT GCATTTCCACTGGGATCTCCATTGGTGTCAGATATTTCAAGGCAGATCTTGAACTTAACAGAGGGAGAGACCATGAGAGCTATAGAGAACAAGTGGTTCCTTGGAGAAAAACATTGTCTGGACTCGACCACATCAGATTCACCAATCCAGCTCGATCACCATAGCTTTGAAGCACTATTTCTGattgtctttgttgtttctATAATTCTACTCTTACTGATGTTGGCCTCTAGAAGATACCAAGAGAGACAACGCAAGGTTTCACCCAATCTACCAAATGATCAAGCCAATGCAGCTCAAGAAGTCCATGTAGAAGGTAATGTTGGAGATCATATTGTGGAAGTCGACTCAGCTTTGGTCCGCCGTAAGAAACTGACTTCAAAGACTATGCCCTTTAGAAGAGCTGCGACACTGTCAAGGCTAAAGTCAGCATAG
- the LOC104735130 gene encoding glutamate receptor 2.5-like isoform X1 — MFFFHHLVSRFLPLQLFIFLILLVLSLGRSQNEALQVKVGVVIGSNVTLSDLSLRAIEMSLSEFYNTHDSFKTRIVLNIRDSKQTVVGAAASALYLIKKREVVAIIGPGTSMQAPFLINLGNQTKVPIISFSATSPLLDSLRSPYFIRATHDDSSQVHAISAIIESFRWREVVPIYADNEFGEGILPYLVDAFQEINVRIRYRSAISLHFSDDQIKKELYKLMTMPTRVFIVHMLPDLGSRLFAIAKEIGMMNKGYVWIVTNGIADLMSVMGESSLENMHGVLGVKTYFAGSKELMYLEARWQKRFGREELNNFACWAYDAATALMSVEEISNVNMSFNKTKTNTSREDIGTDLDDLGVSLSGPKLLQALSTVTFKGVAGRFQLKTGKLEPKTFKIINIEETGERTVGFWKSKVGLLKSLQVDQKAHSSRRLRPIIWPGDTTFVPKGWEFPTNAKKLRIAVPKKDGFNNFVKVTKDENTNVPVVTGFCIDVFDMVMRQMPYAVSYEYIPFETPDGKPRGSYDEMVHNVFLGVFDGAVGDTTILANRSHYVDFALPYSETGVVFVVPVKDGKQKGEWVFLKPLTMELWLITAASFIYIGIMVWIFEFQADEDFKKQRIIDKISNVFYFSFSTLFFAHRRPSESFFTRVLVVVWCFVLLILTQSYTATLTSMLTVQELRPTVRHMDDLRKSGVNIGYQTGSFTFERLKQMRFDESRLKTYNSPEEMRELFLNKSSNGGIDAAFDEVAYIKLFMAKYCSEYSIIEPTFKADGFGFAFPLGSPLVSDISRQILNLTEGETMRAIENKWFLGEKHCLDSTTSDSPIQLDHHSFEALFLIVFVVSIILLLLMLASRRYQERQRKVSPNLPNDQANAAQEVHVEGNVGDHIVEVDSALVRRKKLTSKTMPFRRAATLSRLKSA; from the exons ATGTTTTTCTTCCATCATCTCGTGTCTCGGTTTCTTCCTTTACAgcttttcatttttctcatctTATTAGTATTATCACTCGGGAGATCTCAAAATGAAGCTTTACAAGTTAAAGTGGGGGTTGTTATTGGCAGTAATGTGACATTATCAGATTTGAGCTTGCGAGCTATCGAAATGTCTCTGTCGGAATTCTATAATACTCATGATAGCTTCAAGACAAGGATTGTCCTCAACATCCGAGACTCAAAACAAACTGTTGTTGGTGCTGCCGCTTCAG CTTTATACTTGATAAAGAAGAGGGAAGTGGTGGCCATTATAGGACCAGGGACATCAATGCAAGCTCCTTTTTTAATCAACCTAGGAAATCAAACTAAAGTTCCAATCATTTCATTCTCTGCAACAAGCCCTCTTCTTGATTCCCTCCGTAGTCCATATTTCATTAGAGCCACACACGACGATTCGTCTCAAGTCCATGCTATTAGTGCCATCATAGAGTCATTTAGATGGAGAGAAGTTGTACCTATCTACGCGGACAATGAGTTCGGAGAAGGTATTCTTCCTTACTTAGTCGACGCTTTTCAAGAGATTAACGTTCGTATCCGATACCGAAGTGCCATCTCATTACATTTCTCTGATGATCAAATCAAGAAAGAGCTTTACAAACTAATGACCATGCCCACTAGGGTGTTTATCGTGCACATGCTACCTGATCTCGGATCAAGGCTTTTTGCGATAGCCAAAGAGATTGGTATGATGAATAAAGGATATGTATGGATTGTTACCAATGGAATAGCTGATCTCATGAGTGTAATGGGAGAATCAAGCTTGGAGAATATGCATGGTGTCTTGGGCGTCAAGACATATTTTGCAGGGTCAAAAGAGCTAATGTATCTTGAAGCTCGTTGGCAAAAAAGATTTGGAAGAGAAGAGCtaaacaattttgcatgttggGCTTATGATGCAGCCACAGCACTAATGTCCGTTGAAGAAATCAGTAACGTAAACATGAGTTTCAATAAGACCAAAACAAACACTTCTAGAGAAGATATAGGCACTGATCTTGATGATCTCGGCGTGTCTCTCTCTGGTCCCAAGCTTCTTCAAGCGTTGTCAACAGTCACTTTCAAAGGTGTTGCTGGGAGATTTCAACTAAAGACCGGAAAGCTAGAGCCAAAGACTTTCAAGATAATCAATATAGAGGAAACTGGAGAAAGAACTGTTGGCTTTTGGAAATCAAAAGTAGGATTGTTGAAGAGCCTACAAGTGGATCAAAAAGCACACAGCTCGCGTCGCCTTAGACCTATTATATGGCCTGGGGACACTACTTTTGTGCCTAAAGGATGGGAATTCCCAACAAACGCAAAGAAGTTGAGAATAGCAGTTCCAAAGAAGGATGGTTTCAACAATTTTGTCAAGGTAACAAAGGATGAAAACACTAATGTACCAGTGGTCACTGGGTTTTGCATAGATGTTTTCGACATGGTGATGAGACAAATGCCATATGCTGTCTCCTATGAGTACATACCCTTTGAAACTCCTGATGGAAAACCTCGTGGGAGTTACGATGAAATGGTTCATAATGTGTTTCTTGGG GTGTTTGATGGAGCTGTAGGTGATACAACAATCCTGGCTAATCGATCGCATTATGTCGATTTCGCTTTGCCGTATTCGGAGACTGGTGTTGTATTTGTGGTACCGGTCAAGGATGGGAAACAAAAAGGAGAATGGGTCTTTTTGAAGCCTTTAACAATGGAGCTCTGGTTGATCACTGCTGCTTCTTTCATCTACATTGGAATCATGGTTTGGATTTTTGAGTTCCAAGCAGATGAGGActtcaagaaacagaggataatTGATAAAATATCTAATGTGTTCTACTTCTCATTTTCCACTCTCTTTTTCGCACACA GGAGGCCATCAGAGAGCTTTTTCACAAGGGTTCTTGTTGTGGTTTGGTGCTTTGTGTTGCTAATTCTAACTCAGAGCTACACAGCAACACTGACATCTATGCTGACGGTTCAAGAGCTTCGACCAACAGTGAGACACATGGATGACCTGAGGAAAAGCGGAGTAAACATTGGATATCAGACTGGTTCTTTTACATTCGAAAGGCTGAAACAAATGCGTTTCGATGAATCTAGGTTGAAGACGTATAATTCTCCTGAAGAAATGCGTGAACTCTTTCTTAACAAGAGCAGCAACGGCGGGATTGATGCTGCGTTTGATGAAGTTGCTTATATCAAGCTTTTCATGGCTAAATACTGCTCAGAGTATTCCATTATCGAGCCTACATTTAAGGCTGATGGCTTTGGTTTT GCATTTCCACTGGGATCTCCATTGGTGTCAGATATTTCAAGGCAGATCTTGAACTTAACAGAGGGAGAGACCATGAGAGCTATAGAGAACAAGTGGTTCCTTGGAGAAAAACATTGTCTGGACTCGACCACATCAGATTCACCAATCCAGCTCGATCACCATAGCTTTGAAGCACTATTTCTGattgtctttgttgtttctATAATTCTACTCTTACTGATGTTGGCCTCTAGAAGATACCAAGAGAGACAACGCAAGGTTTCACCCAATCTACCAAATGATCAAGCCAATGCAGCTCAAGAAGTCCATGTAGAAGGTAATGTTGGAGATCATATTGTGGAAGTCGACTCAGCTTTGGTCCGCCGTAAGAAACTGACTTCAAAGACTATGCCCTTTAGAAGAGCTGCGACACTGTCAAGGCTAAAGTCAGCATAG
- the LOC104735130 gene encoding glutamate receptor 2.5-like isoform X3, producing MFFFHHLVSRFLPLQLFIFLILLVLSLGRSQNEALQVKVGVVIGSNVTLSDLSLRAIEMSLSEFYNTHDSFKTRIVLNIRDSKQTVVGAAASALYLIKKREVVAIIGPGTSMQAPFLINLGNQTKVPIISFSATSPLLDSLRSPYFIRATHDDSSQVHAISAIIESFRWREVVPIYADNEFGEGILPYLVDAFQEINVRIRYRSAISLHFSDDQIKKELYKLMTMPTRVFIVHMLPDLGSRLFAIAKEIGMMNKGYVWIVTNGIADLMSVMGESSLENMHGVLGVKTYFAGSKELMYLEARWQKRFGREELNNFACWAYDAATALMSVEEISNVNMSFNKTKTNTSREDIGTDLDDLGVSLSGPKLLQALSTVTFKGVAGRFQLKTGKLEPKTFKIINIEETGERTVGFWKSKVGLLKSLQVDQKAHSSRRLRPIIWPGDTTFVPKGWEFPTNAKKLRIAVPKKDGFNNFVKVFDGAVGDTTILANRSHYVDFALPYSETGVVFVVPVKDGKQKGEWVFLKPLTMELWLITAASFIYIGIMVWIFEFQADEDFKKQRIIDKISNVFYFSFSTLFFAHRRPSESFFTRVLVVVWCFVLLILTQSYTATLTSMLTVQELRPTVRHMDDLRKSGVNIGYQTGSFTFERLKQMRFDESRLKTYNSPEEMRELFLNKSSNGGIDAAFDEVAYIKLFMAKYCSEYSIIEPTFKADGFGFAFPLGSPLVSDISRQILNLTEGETMRAIENKWFLGEKHCLDSTTSDSPIQLDHHSFEALFLIVFVVSIILLLLMLASRRYQERQRKVSPNLPNDQANAAQEVHVEGNVGDHIVEVDSALVRRKKLTSKTMPFRRAATLSRLKSA from the exons ATGTTTTTCTTCCATCATCTCGTGTCTCGGTTTCTTCCTTTACAgcttttcatttttctcatctTATTAGTATTATCACTCGGGAGATCTCAAAATGAAGCTTTACAAGTTAAAGTGGGGGTTGTTATTGGCAGTAATGTGACATTATCAGATTTGAGCTTGCGAGCTATCGAAATGTCTCTGTCGGAATTCTATAATACTCATGATAGCTTCAAGACAAGGATTGTCCTCAACATCCGAGACTCAAAACAAACTGTTGTTGGTGCTGCCGCTTCAG CTTTATACTTGATAAAGAAGAGGGAAGTGGTGGCCATTATAGGACCAGGGACATCAATGCAAGCTCCTTTTTTAATCAACCTAGGAAATCAAACTAAAGTTCCAATCATTTCATTCTCTGCAACAAGCCCTCTTCTTGATTCCCTCCGTAGTCCATATTTCATTAGAGCCACACACGACGATTCGTCTCAAGTCCATGCTATTAGTGCCATCATAGAGTCATTTAGATGGAGAGAAGTTGTACCTATCTACGCGGACAATGAGTTCGGAGAAGGTATTCTTCCTTACTTAGTCGACGCTTTTCAAGAGATTAACGTTCGTATCCGATACCGAAGTGCCATCTCATTACATTTCTCTGATGATCAAATCAAGAAAGAGCTTTACAAACTAATGACCATGCCCACTAGGGTGTTTATCGTGCACATGCTACCTGATCTCGGATCAAGGCTTTTTGCGATAGCCAAAGAGATTGGTATGATGAATAAAGGATATGTATGGATTGTTACCAATGGAATAGCTGATCTCATGAGTGTAATGGGAGAATCAAGCTTGGAGAATATGCATGGTGTCTTGGGCGTCAAGACATATTTTGCAGGGTCAAAAGAGCTAATGTATCTTGAAGCTCGTTGGCAAAAAAGATTTGGAAGAGAAGAGCtaaacaattttgcatgttggGCTTATGATGCAGCCACAGCACTAATGTCCGTTGAAGAAATCAGTAACGTAAACATGAGTTTCAATAAGACCAAAACAAACACTTCTAGAGAAGATATAGGCACTGATCTTGATGATCTCGGCGTGTCTCTCTCTGGTCCCAAGCTTCTTCAAGCGTTGTCAACAGTCACTTTCAAAGGTGTTGCTGGGAGATTTCAACTAAAGACCGGAAAGCTAGAGCCAAAGACTTTCAAGATAATCAATATAGAGGAAACTGGAGAAAGAACTGTTGGCTTTTGGAAATCAAAAGTAGGATTGTTGAAGAGCCTACAAGTGGATCAAAAAGCACACAGCTCGCGTCGCCTTAGACCTATTATATGGCCTGGGGACACTACTTTTGTGCCTAAAGGATGGGAATTCCCAACAAACGCAAAGAAGTTGAGAATAGCAGTTCCAAAGAAGGATGGTTTCAACAATTTTGTCAAG GTGTTTGATGGAGCTGTAGGTGATACAACAATCCTGGCTAATCGATCGCATTATGTCGATTTCGCTTTGCCGTATTCGGAGACTGGTGTTGTATTTGTGGTACCGGTCAAGGATGGGAAACAAAAAGGAGAATGGGTCTTTTTGAAGCCTTTAACAATGGAGCTCTGGTTGATCACTGCTGCTTCTTTCATCTACATTGGAATCATGGTTTGGATTTTTGAGTTCCAAGCAGATGAGGActtcaagaaacagaggataatTGATAAAATATCTAATGTGTTCTACTTCTCATTTTCCACTCTCTTTTTCGCACACA GGAGGCCATCAGAGAGCTTTTTCACAAGGGTTCTTGTTGTGGTTTGGTGCTTTGTGTTGCTAATTCTAACTCAGAGCTACACAGCAACACTGACATCTATGCTGACGGTTCAAGAGCTTCGACCAACAGTGAGACACATGGATGACCTGAGGAAAAGCGGAGTAAACATTGGATATCAGACTGGTTCTTTTACATTCGAAAGGCTGAAACAAATGCGTTTCGATGAATCTAGGTTGAAGACGTATAATTCTCCTGAAGAAATGCGTGAACTCTTTCTTAACAAGAGCAGCAACGGCGGGATTGATGCTGCGTTTGATGAAGTTGCTTATATCAAGCTTTTCATGGCTAAATACTGCTCAGAGTATTCCATTATCGAGCCTACATTTAAGGCTGATGGCTTTGGTTTT GCATTTCCACTGGGATCTCCATTGGTGTCAGATATTTCAAGGCAGATCTTGAACTTAACAGAGGGAGAGACCATGAGAGCTATAGAGAACAAGTGGTTCCTTGGAGAAAAACATTGTCTGGACTCGACCACATCAGATTCACCAATCCAGCTCGATCACCATAGCTTTGAAGCACTATTTCTGattgtctttgttgtttctATAATTCTACTCTTACTGATGTTGGCCTCTAGAAGATACCAAGAGAGACAACGCAAGGTTTCACCCAATCTACCAAATGATCAAGCCAATGCAGCTCAAGAAGTCCATGTAGAAGGTAATGTTGGAGATCATATTGTGGAAGTCGACTCAGCTTTGGTCCGCCGTAAGAAACTGACTTCAAAGACTATGCCCTTTAGAAGAGCTGCGACACTGTCAAGGCTAAAGTCAGCATAG